In a genomic window of Canis lupus familiaris isolate Mischka breed German Shepherd chromosome 13, alternate assembly UU_Cfam_GSD_1.0, whole genome shotgun sequence:
- the LOC119874472 gene encoding growth-regulated protein homolog gamma-like isoform X1, translating to LGAARLLLLLLLLLLLGPAGRRAAGAPVVAELRCQCLQTLQGIHLRNIQNVQVTPSGPHCARTEVVATLKDGREVCLNPEAPLVKRMIQKMLSKASQPELERMQQPTA from the exons ctCGGCGCCGCGcggctgctcctgctcctgctcctgctcctgctcctgggccccgccggccgccgcgcCGCAG GGGCGCCCGTGGTCGCCGAGCTGCGCTGCCAGTGCTTGCAGACCTTGCAGGGCATCCACCTCAGGAACATCCAGAACGTCCAGGTGACGCCCTCGGGCCCCCACTGCGCCCGAACCGAGGTCGT AGCCACTCTCAAGGACGGACGGGAGGTGTGTCTCAACCCCGAGGCCCCGCTGGTCAAGAGAATGATCCAGAAGATGCTGAGCAA GGCCTCGCAACCTGAGCTAGAGAGAATGCAGCAGCCTACGGCCTAA
- the LOC119876918 gene encoding growth-regulated protein homolog isoform X1 yields LGAARLLLLLLLLLLLGPAGRRAAGAPVVAELRCQCLQTLQGIHLRNIQNVQVTPSGPHCARTEVVAALKDGREVCLNPEAPLVKRMIQKMLSKGSTN; encoded by the exons ctCGGCGCCGCGcggctgctcctgctcctgctcctgctcctgctcctgggccccgccggccgccgcgcCGCAG GGGCGCCCGTGGTCGCCGAGCTGCGCTGCCAGTGCTTGCAGACCTTGCAGGGCATCCACCTCAGGAACATCCAGAACGTCCAGGTGACGCCCTCGGGCCCCCACTGCGCCCGAACCGAGGTCGT AGCCGCTCTCAAGGACGGACGGGAGGTGTGTCTCAACCCCGAGGCCCCGCTGGTCAAGAGAATGATCCAGAAGATGCTGAGCAA GGGCAGCACCAACTGA